In a genomic window of Cyanobacteria bacterium FACHB-DQ100:
- a CDS encoding Hpt domain-containing protein: MQTVKQQQILGYFIEEAKEHLDTIEQGLVDLAATMADSERVNELFRAAHSVKGGAAMLGFDGIQRTAHHFEDCFKILKEHPVRIDQRLEDLFLKGFDTLKELIEALQSPFGLREEEAQQAVSAAEPTFRELQAYLSTLIAGRSAAPKASTLPQGVAAQITAVLKAMLQLFKQGDSQKSRQQLIALCNRLIQVSSTTPAWVLLLQTAQRAIANSKNSYATLAPVVIKDLKQASDFLLTGGANRIAISPNLKNLVSPPTQPAKPPASVTPAAKPQITISLEPRAAARSLVESFNKAELLEIAEFIMKTIQ, encoded by the coding sequence GTGCAAACGGTTAAGCAACAGCAGATTCTTGGCTATTTCATTGAAGAAGCAAAAGAACATTTAGACACGATCGAACAGGGCTTGGTCGATCTTGCTGCAACGATGGCAGATTCAGAGCGAGTGAATGAGCTATTTCGGGCAGCTCACTCGGTGAAAGGCGGGGCTGCAATGCTGGGCTTTGATGGTATCCAGAGAACCGCTCACCATTTCGAGGATTGCTTCAAAATTCTCAAAGAGCATCCCGTTAGAATCGATCAGCGCCTTGAAGATTTGTTTCTCAAAGGATTTGACACGCTCAAAGAACTGATCGAAGCGCTTCAAAGCCCGTTTGGACTGCGAGAAGAAGAGGCACAGCAAGCCGTTTCCGCCGCAGAACCCACGTTTCGAGAACTCCAAGCCTATCTCAGCACTCTAATTGCCGGGAGAAGCGCTGCGCCGAAAGCCTCAACTTTACCGCAAGGCGTTGCAGCCCAGATTACCGCAGTCCTTAAGGCGATGCTGCAACTGTTTAAGCAGGGCGATTCTCAGAAGAGTCGGCAGCAGTTGATCGCTTTATGCAATCGCCTAATCCAAGTGAGCAGCACGACTCCAGCCTGGGTACTGTTGTTGCAGACGGCGCAACGGGCGATCGCAAATTCCAAAAATAGCTATGCCACGCTTGCCCCAGTGGTGATTAAGGATCTAAAGCAAGCGAGTGATTTTCTGCTCACAGGCGGCGCTAACCGCATTGCAATCAGTCCGAACCTGAAGAATTTAGTCAGTCCGCCTACTCAACCTGCAAAGCCTCCCGCGTCGGTTACGCCCGCGGCAAAGCCCCAAATCACAATTTCATTAGAGCCGAGAGCCGCTGCCCGATCGTTAGTAGAGTCGTTCAACAAAGCAGAACTGCTTGAAATCGCTGAGTTCATCATGAAAACAATCCAATAG
- a CDS encoding TIGR00303 family protein, protein MSSAIAIYTREKQARLWLDQYRGKKPHFACVLGFTETGLIPEISAAGATPNDRQFTAIADAEFLVNGVQPNPRFPLPPLHVGASPVYISRAVTEALQIPVTVFNAGLPRSPAISAIDLHGSPARCVSTGAALDWAIVHHLFNQGLKWGEKLAQDADYLILGECVVGGTTTALSVLTGLGIDAAGKVNSSHAICNHAQKWELVQQGLANHPEDPFSIVAAVGDPMQITVAGMAIAASRSSGVLLAGGTQMLAVYALIRAIARVQTLVWNSDQIIIGTTRWVAEDSTGDTVGLATMLSDATLMATRLSFADSRWNQLRAYEQGFVKEGVGAGGCAIAASVFQNWGQIELLGAIEQLLDRSSRFI, encoded by the coding sequence ATGAGTAGCGCGATCGCCATCTACACCAGGGAAAAACAAGCGCGTCTCTGGCTCGATCAATACCGAGGAAAAAAGCCTCATTTTGCTTGTGTTTTAGGATTTACAGAAACCGGATTAATTCCAGAAATTTCTGCGGCAGGAGCCACACCCAACGATCGACAATTTACCGCGATCGCCGATGCAGAATTTCTCGTCAACGGGGTTCAACCCAATCCAAGATTTCCGCTACCGCCACTTCATGTCGGTGCGTCTCCGGTTTACATTTCTCGCGCCGTGACTGAAGCGCTGCAAATTCCGGTAACAGTTTTTAATGCGGGATTACCTCGATCGCCTGCAATTAGCGCAATTGATTTACACGGCAGTCCGGCTCGATGTGTGAGTACAGGCGCAGCGTTAGATTGGGCGATCGTGCATCACCTGTTTAATCAAGGCTTGAAATGGGGTGAAAAGCTCGCTCAAGACGCAGATTATCTGATTTTGGGAGAATGTGTGGTTGGCGGAACAACAACCGCGCTCTCGGTTCTGACTGGGCTTGGAATCGATGCTGCTGGAAAAGTGAATAGTAGCCATGCAATCTGCAATCACGCTCAGAAATGGGAGCTTGTGCAGCAAGGATTAGCCAATCATCCTGAAGATCCGTTCTCGATCGTTGCTGCTGTTGGCGATCCGATGCAAATTACCGTAGCGGGAATGGCGATCGCGGCAAGTCGCTCAAGCGGCGTTTTACTGGCAGGTGGAACACAAATGCTGGCGGTATACGCACTGATTCGAGCGATTGCGCGTGTGCAAACTTTGGTCTGGAACTCTGATCAAATCATCATTGGTACAACGCGCTGGGTGGCAGAAGATTCGACCGGAGACACAGTTGGACTTGCGACAATGTTGAGTGATGCAACCCTAATGGCAACTCGATTGAGCTTTGCTGACTCGCGCTGGAATCAGCTTCGAGCCTATGAACAAGGATTCGTCAAAGAAGGCGTAGGAGCGGGAGGATGCGCGATCGCGGCTTCGGTCTTTCAGAACTGGGGGCAGATTGAATTATTAGGCGCGATCGAACAGTTACTTGATCGCTCATCCCGATTTATTTAA
- a CDS encoding DUF2232 domain-containing protein has product MTELPNDDRSNQSANSIDLDEEWIPDVDPEPNFADQPPVRRRVDPDSPIVMVETAFLASAASLVWLVNTYFPMGPFLQIFFPIPIALIYLRWGSRAAWMGCAIAGLLLSVLMAPVRSIQYVIPYGLMGVLLGALWYRRVKWFVSIPIGTLLGVLGAFFRVWLVSLLLGDDLWQYGTVQVTNFLDWIFSLLGLLIQPSLALVQLFIFLSIIAANTMYLFVVHLVAWFLFDRLNNPIPRPPQWVQVIFDNE; this is encoded by the coding sequence ATGACTGAATTGCCGAATGACGATCGCTCCAATCAATCTGCAAATTCGATCGACCTCGACGAAGAGTGGATTCCCGATGTCGATCCGGAGCCGAATTTTGCGGATCAGCCGCCCGTTCGTCGTCGCGTTGATCCAGATAGCCCGATCGTCATGGTGGAAACGGCATTTTTAGCGAGTGCTGCCAGCTTAGTTTGGCTGGTGAATACTTATTTCCCAATGGGACCGTTTCTGCAAATCTTTTTTCCGATTCCGATCGCATTAATTTATCTGCGTTGGGGAAGTCGAGCGGCGTGGATGGGATGTGCGATCGCGGGATTGCTGCTTTCGGTGTTGATGGCTCCAGTTCGTAGCATTCAATATGTCATTCCTTACGGGTTGATGGGCGTATTGCTAGGAGCATTGTGGTATCGACGCGTGAAATGGTTTGTCTCCATTCCGATCGGTACGCTCCTTGGTGTGTTGGGGGCGTTCTTCCGAGTGTGGTTAGTTTCGCTCTTACTCGGTGATGATTTGTGGCAGTATGGCACCGTTCAGGTGACAAACTTTCTGGATTGGATTTTCTCGCTGTTAGGATTATTAATTCAGCCCTCGCTTGCATTGGTGCAATTGTTTATATTTTTATCTATTATTGCGGCAAATACAATGTATCTGTTTGTGGTGCATTTAGTGGCTTGGTTTCTGTTCGATCGCTTAAACAATCCGATTCCCCGTCCGCCGCAATGGGTGCAAGTAATCTTTGACAATGAGTAG
- a CDS encoding peptide chain release factor 1: MFNPLRPLKYLPWTELMQVALITIGFTILLDWLLFQVAAIPALRSMIVQLLESPFAVIVFLGAAVGVGALAVAITERWFRRIVITNAILWALVPCLLFGLWLRSLLPDAVFPQLLTPGVNFNSAMGMIIGLFWKGKPYWR, from the coding sequence ATGTTCAATCCTTTGCGTCCCCTGAAATACTTACCCTGGACTGAATTGATGCAAGTGGCGCTGATTACGATCGGCTTTACGATTCTATTGGATTGGTTATTGTTCCAAGTGGCTGCAATTCCAGCGCTGCGCTCAATGATTGTTCAACTGCTAGAGTCCCCGTTTGCCGTGATCGTCTTTTTAGGGGCGGCTGTGGGAGTCGGAGCGCTGGCAGTCGCGATTACAGAACGGTGGTTCCGCCGAATTGTGATTACCAATGCGATTTTGTGGGCATTGGTTCCTTGTTTGCTGTTCGGGTTGTGGCTGCGATCGTTGTTACCCGATGCGGTTTTCCCGCAACTGCTTACGCCTGGTGTGAACTTTAATTCGGCAATGGGGATGATCATCGGTCTATTTTGGAAAGGAAAACCCTATTGGCGATAA
- a CDS encoding NAD(P)-dependent oxidoreductase, whose amino-acid sequence MAKIGFIGTGLMGLPMAQRLITAGHSVTAYNRTAAKLESLVGATIATSSSQAIAASDCVILMLTNAEAIEQTLLSDQAVLQGRTVIQMSTIAPDESQSIRDRVVVAGGSYLEAPVLGSIPEARSGKLIVMVGAEVEQFEQWRSLLQTLGENPVLLGTVGSASTVKLALNQLIGSLTSAFAVSLGLVLRQNVEVEAFMQILRQSALYAPTFDKKLQRMLDRDFENPNFPTKHLQKDINLFVEAAQSANLNVASVEGVREILQSAIAQNLSDLDYAALFSIVCPPEPQNDQSVEDLG is encoded by the coding sequence ATGGCGAAGATCGGATTTATTGGCACAGGGTTAATGGGTTTACCGATGGCACAGCGGCTAATAACCGCCGGTCATTCTGTCACTGCCTACAATCGCACTGCTGCAAAGTTAGAATCCTTGGTGGGAGCGACGATCGCCACTTCTAGCTCGCAGGCAATCGCGGCTTCTGACTGTGTAATTTTGATGCTCACGAATGCTGAAGCGATCGAACAAACCTTGCTATCGGATCAAGCGGTTCTGCAAGGGCGCACCGTGATTCAAATGAGTACGATCGCGCCCGATGAGAGTCAATCCATTCGCGATCGAGTTGTCGTTGCGGGTGGAAGTTACCTAGAGGCGCCGGTGCTTGGAAGTATTCCAGAGGCGCGATCCGGCAAATTGATCGTGATGGTGGGTGCGGAAGTCGAGCAGTTTGAACAATGGCGATCGCTGCTGCAAACGCTTGGTGAAAATCCGGTTTTACTAGGGACAGTGGGTTCGGCTTCGACGGTGAAGCTTGCCTTAAATCAACTCATTGGATCATTAACCAGTGCTTTTGCCGTGAGTTTAGGTTTAGTCTTGCGGCAGAATGTCGAGGTCGAAGCGTTTATGCAAATTCTGCGGCAGAGTGCTTTGTACGCGCCGACTTTTGATAAGAAATTACAACGAATGCTCGATCGAGACTTTGAAAACCCCAATTTCCCGACAAAGCATTTGCAAAAAGACATCAATCTGTTTGTTGAAGCGGCACAATCGGCGAACCTGAATGTTGCTTCTGTTGAGGGAGTTCGAGAGATTTTGCAAAGTGCGATCGCTCAAAATTTATCTGATCTCGATTATGCTGCTTTATTTTCGATTGTTTGTCCACCAGAGCCCCAGAATGATCAGTCTGTGGAAGATCTGGGATAA
- a CDS encoding DEAD/DEAH box helicase — protein MQSAYHRLAPFIQEYIYQQGWASLRPIQAEACRIVFETDNHLLIAAGTASGKTEAAFLPVLTLLHEKPSRSVGAIYISPIKALINDQFDRLTELLQYADLPVWAWHGDVAQSRKKKLLTHPRGILQITPESLESLLINKSAEIDRIFGDLRFVIIDEVHAFIGSDRGCQILCQLSRLAKLTSNQPRRIGLSATLGDYSLAESWLQADTSQTVITPKISGAARKLQLSIEHFYDPGLVVRAKGDTRDKVFNPYHLYLFRQTEGRKSLIFANGRTATEEAIAALREIAQAKGAPDIYHVHHGSISAALRETAEEAMRDPEKMAVTAATVTFEMGIDLGHLDRVLQLEAPASVASFLQRLGRSGRRGDTAEMRFICAEDKPTGEEILPEQIPWQLLQSIAIIQLYLEEQWIEPARILRYPFSLLYHQTMSTLASLGELSPSEIAQNVLKLPPFRSISQDDFRLFLRHLLDIDHLERTPEGGLIVGIAAEKLINNFKFYAIFPDTEEYLVKYAGKAIGSIIVPPMEGDRFSLAGKTWEVIEVNAKKKTIAVEPSKKSVTSSSWRGNTGEIHSKVLQRMKQVLQETTLYSYLQPGAKQRLQDARELAKSTGLLHKPIQLIDEEVCCIFPWMGTIAFRTLERFLRFYAKDALGLKSIKARSPYFLIVRLGKCQLENLYTEIQSLSDRATSVTDLIKPDETLIFNKYDPYIPIELLEKAFTHDYLDLAEVQTLLKNW, from the coding sequence ATGCAGAGTGCGTATCACCGATTAGCGCCTTTTATTCAGGAGTATATTTACCAACAGGGCTGGGCGAGTTTACGTCCAATTCAAGCCGAAGCTTGTCGCATTGTATTTGAGACGGATAATCATTTGCTAATCGCCGCAGGTACGGCATCTGGGAAAACTGAGGCGGCGTTTCTCCCTGTGTTGACGTTATTGCATGAAAAGCCTTCCCGTAGCGTTGGCGCAATTTATATCAGCCCGATTAAAGCGTTGATTAATGATCAATTCGATCGATTAACAGAACTGTTACAGTATGCGGATCTTCCCGTTTGGGCGTGGCATGGGGATGTGGCGCAAAGTCGCAAGAAAAAGTTGCTCACTCATCCACGCGGCATTCTGCAAATTACACCGGAATCTCTGGAAAGTTTACTTATTAACAAAAGCGCAGAAATTGATCGTATCTTTGGCGACTTGCGCTTTGTGATTATCGATGAAGTTCATGCCTTTATTGGCAGCGATCGGGGTTGTCAGATTTTGTGTCAGCTCTCGCGGCTTGCAAAGCTTACTAGCAACCAACCTCGGAGGATTGGACTGTCTGCAACGCTAGGGGATTATTCTCTAGCAGAATCTTGGCTACAGGCGGACACTTCTCAAACTGTCATTACCCCTAAAATTTCTGGAGCCGCAAGAAAACTCCAACTGTCGATCGAGCATTTCTATGATCCGGGCTTGGTGGTTCGCGCTAAAGGAGACACCCGCGACAAGGTTTTTAATCCTTATCATCTATATTTGTTTCGGCAAACTGAAGGGCGCAAGAGTCTGATTTTTGCCAACGGGCGAACGGCAACCGAAGAAGCGATCGCGGCACTGCGAGAGATTGCCCAAGCAAAAGGCGCACCGGATATTTATCACGTCCATCACGGTAGCATTTCGGCAGCGCTGCGAGAAACCGCAGAAGAAGCCATGCGCGATCCCGAAAAAATGGCGGTGACGGCGGCGACTGTGACATTTGAAATGGGGATTGATTTGGGACATCTCGATCGGGTGTTGCAATTAGAAGCGCCTGCATCGGTCGCGAGTTTTCTGCAACGGTTGGGACGATCGGGACGCAGAGGGGATACTGCAGAAATGCGGTTCATCTGTGCGGAAGATAAGCCAACAGGCGAAGAGATCCTACCTGAACAAATTCCGTGGCAGTTGTTGCAATCGATCGCCATTATTCAACTCTATTTAGAAGAACAATGGATCGAACCTGCTCGAATCCTGCGCTATCCCTTTAGTTTGCTGTATCACCAAACGATGAGTACACTAGCATCGCTGGGAGAATTGTCACCGAGTGAGATCGCTCAAAATGTTCTGAAGTTACCGCCGTTTCGATCGATTTCTCAAGATGACTTCCGATTGTTTCTCCGGCACTTGTTAGACATTGATCACTTGGAGCGCACTCCAGAAGGCGGTTTGATTGTGGGAATTGCCGCAGAAAAGTTAATCAACAATTTCAAGTTTTACGCAATCTTCCCGGACACTGAGGAATATTTAGTCAAATACGCCGGGAAAGCGATCGGCAGTATTATCGTTCCACCCATGGAAGGCGATCGTTTTTCGCTCGCTGGAAAAACTTGGGAAGTGATCGAAGTGAATGCAAAGAAAAAAACGATCGCTGTTGAGCCAAGCAAAAAATCAGTCACATCAAGTTCATGGCGCGGTAATACGGGTGAGATTCATTCCAAAGTGCTACAGCGAATGAAACAGGTATTGCAAGAAACAACGCTTTATTCTTATTTGCAACCCGGAGCAAAACAACGCCTACAAGATGCGCGAGAATTGGCAAAATCAACCGGACTCTTACACAAGCCAATTCAGTTAATCGATGAGGAAGTTTGCTGTATTTTTCCGTGGATGGGAACGATCGCGTTTCGCACGCTAGAACGATTTCTGCGCTTTTATGCCAAAGATGCCTTGGGATTGAAAAGCATCAAAGCCCGATCGCCGTATTTCCTAATCGTGCGGCTGGGAAAATGCCAGCTTGAGAATTTATATACAGAGATTCAGTCCTTAAGCGATCGAGCAACTAGCGTAACGGATCTGATCAAGCCGGATGAAACATTAATCTTCAATAAATACGACCCTTACATTCCGATCGAACTGCTCGAAAAAGCGTTTACTCACGACTATCTCGATCTCGCAGAAGTGCAAACGCTACTCAAGAACTGGTAA
- a CDS encoding glycosyltransferase family 4 protein, with translation MRVLIYSYNYHPEPIGIAPLMTELAEGLVRRGHQVRVITGMPNYPQRQIYEGYRGKLYMTEECNGVVIQRSYMWVKPKPNLLDRLLLDSSFVLTSFLQALRGWRPDVILLTVPPLPVCVPAALLSWLHNCPIVLNVQDILPEAAVQVGLLKNKTMIRVFEALEKFAYRTAHTISVIADGFVENLENKGVPSSKLTCIPNWVDTSFIRPLPKSNNAFRSEHGLDGKFVVLYAGNIALTQGLETVIDAAAQLRHVSDIAFAIVGEPKAIEQLKQHCELQGVDNVKLLPFQPREKLPEMLAAADVGLIVQKRNVVSFNMPSKTQVLLASGRAIVAAVPSTGSAASAIEKSRGGVVVEPENPEALAEQILALYHDPELAARLGRQGRQHAIERYSFEQALTQYEALFEQVVKLPFPKTDYRLSVDKSSS, from the coding sequence ATGCGTGTTTTGATCTATTCCTATAACTATCATCCTGAACCGATTGGAATTGCACCTCTGATGACCGAACTGGCTGAGGGATTGGTCAGACGGGGGCATCAAGTCCGAGTGATCACTGGGATGCCGAACTATCCGCAACGCCAGATTTATGAGGGCTATCGAGGCAAGCTCTACATGACAGAAGAATGCAACGGAGTGGTCATTCAGCGCAGCTATATGTGGGTTAAACCCAAGCCAAACCTGCTCGATCGACTGCTGCTTGATAGTAGCTTTGTCTTGACTAGCTTCCTGCAAGCGCTGCGAGGCTGGCGACCGGATGTGATTCTTCTCACGGTTCCGCCACTTCCGGTCTGTGTTCCGGCAGCGCTTTTGAGCTGGCTTCACAACTGCCCGATCGTTCTCAATGTGCAGGATATTCTGCCAGAAGCGGCGGTACAGGTCGGGCTGTTGAAAAATAAAACGATGATTCGGGTATTTGAAGCTTTAGAGAAGTTTGCTTATCGCACCGCCCACACCATCAGTGTGATTGCGGATGGATTTGTTGAAAATCTAGAAAACAAAGGAGTCCCATCCAGTAAGCTTACCTGCATTCCAAATTGGGTTGATACTAGCTTTATTCGTCCCCTGCCTAAGAGCAATAATGCCTTTCGGAGCGAACATGGACTGGATGGAAAGTTTGTAGTTTTGTATGCCGGAAATATTGCATTGACACAGGGTTTAGAGACTGTGATTGATGCCGCTGCCCAATTGCGCCATGTTTCAGACATTGCTTTTGCAATTGTGGGAGAGCCAAAAGCGATCGAACAACTCAAGCAGCATTGTGAGCTACAGGGTGTCGATAATGTGAAGCTCTTGCCGTTTCAACCGCGAGAGAAACTGCCTGAAATGCTGGCAGCTGCAGATGTGGGGTTGATTGTGCAGAAGCGCAATGTAGTTTCGTTTAATATGCCCTCGAAAACTCAGGTACTTCTTGCCAGTGGACGGGCGATCGTTGCTGCAGTTCCCAGTACAGGGAGTGCGGCAAGCGCAATCGAGAAAAGCCGCGGTGGAGTTGTTGTAGAGCCAGAAAATCCAGAAGCTTTAGCAGAGCAAATTTTAGCGCTGTATCACGATCCGGAGCTTGCGGCGCGGCTGGGAAGACAAGGGCGACAGCACGCGATCGAGCGCTATTCATTCGAGCAAGCTTTAACTCAGTATGAAGCTTTGTTTGAGCAGGTTGTGAAGTTGCCCTTCCCCAAGACTGATTACCGTTTGAGTGTGGATAAGTCGAGCAGCTAG
- a CDS encoding radical SAM protein → MVVTAPVREARGSKLWMPDRVIVTPAALDEPWGQQIVERVQQLGLPVEELPRNRLSGLRGEDERETYSIAKRTLAIVTAPQSQFKLSPIPPSADWQFHIAEGCPGHCQYCYLAGSLSGPPVIRVYANLPQILDNLGRYERPGSETSYEVSCYTDPLGIEHLTGSLAECIRYFGTREDGYLRWVSKFSNVEGLLDLPHNGHTRCRVSVNAAPVSQRLEGGTSSVEERLQALRRLGLEGGYPLGIVIAPIMPIDNWQEHYTQLLDRMSELIDFDCDLTFELISHRFTPGSKQVLLNWYPNTKLDMEESARVVKRNKFGGMKYVYDAKTMRELRCFFERELAQRFPQGKVLYWT, encoded by the coding sequence ATGGTAGTTACTGCACCAGTTCGTGAAGCTCGTGGCTCGAAGTTATGGATGCCCGATCGTGTGATTGTCACTCCCGCTGCATTAGATGAGCCTTGGGGACAGCAGATCGTCGAGCGGGTTCAGCAGTTAGGCTTACCCGTCGAAGAATTACCGCGCAATCGCCTCAGTGGGTTACGAGGCGAGGATGAGCGCGAGACATACAGCATTGCAAAGCGGACTTTAGCGATCGTCACTGCTCCTCAGAGTCAGTTTAAGCTCAGCCCGATTCCCCCGTCTGCGGATTGGCAGTTTCACATTGCAGAGGGCTGTCCGGGTCACTGTCAGTATTGTTATCTTGCAGGCAGCTTATCGGGGCCGCCTGTGATTCGCGTTTACGCTAATCTGCCGCAGATCTTGGATAACTTAGGGCGATATGAGCGTCCCGGCAGCGAGACCAGTTACGAGGTGAGTTGTTACACTGATCCGCTTGGCATCGAGCATCTCACAGGTAGCCTTGCCGAGTGTATTCGCTACTTTGGCACACGCGAGGATGGTTATCTACGCTGGGTGTCGAAGTTTAGCAATGTCGAGGGCTTGTTAGATTTGCCGCACAATGGACATACTCGCTGTCGCGTTAGCGTGAATGCGGCTCCAGTGAGTCAGCGTTTAGAGGGCGGTACTTCCTCGGTCGAGGAGCGGCTTCAGGCATTGCGCCGACTCGGTTTAGAGGGCGGCTATCCGTTGGGCATTGTGATTGCACCGATTATGCCGATCGACAATTGGCAGGAGCATTACACGCAGTTGCTCGATCGGATGTCTGAGTTGATCGACTTTGATTGTGACTTGACTTTTGAGTTGATTTCACACCGCTTTACTCCTGGCTCGAAGCAGGTCTTGCTAAATTGGTATCCGAATACCAAGCTAGACATGGAGGAGTCTGCGCGGGTCGTCAAGCGCAATAAGTTTGGGGGCATGAAGTATGTGTACGATGCCAAGACGATGCGCGAGTTGCGCTGCTTCTTTGAGCGGGAGCTAGCGCAGCGGTTCCCGCAGGGTAAGGTGTTGTACTGGACTTAA
- a CDS encoding DUF456 family protein: MFALYCVLVIAMLVGIVGAVVPGIPGTSLILVAIVIWGAVRGFSDVTVALIIGSVVFLLSFGIDFLATYWGAKKAGASNWGQIGSVVGFILGILGFLPALPIGGLPGLIVGLFFGPLVGAIVGEFLYCKDAMIAIKAGLGIVVGSVVGNLAQGVLAVLTVAVFIFTTFPQAQALMN, translated from the coding sequence ATGTTTGCTCTGTATTGTGTCTTGGTGATCGCCATGCTGGTTGGAATCGTTGGCGCAGTCGTGCCGGGTATTCCGGGAACCAGCTTAATTCTCGTCGCGATCGTGATTTGGGGCGCAGTTCGAGGATTTTCAGATGTGACAGTCGCTCTCATTATTGGGAGTGTCGTCTTTTTACTGAGCTTTGGAATTGATTTTCTGGCGACGTACTGGGGAGCCAAGAAAGCGGGAGCTAGCAACTGGGGGCAAATCGGCTCAGTCGTCGGATTTATTCTCGGAATTCTTGGATTTCTGCCCGCTTTGCCGATCGGTGGACTTCCGGGATTAATTGTGGGTCTGTTTTTTGGCCCGCTTGTCGGGGCGATCGTCGGTGAATTTCTCTACTGCAAAGATGCCATGATCGCAATCAAAGCGGGACTCGGCATTGTCGTAGGTTCTGTGGTGGGTAACTTAGCTCAAGGCGTTTTGGCAGTATTAACCGTTGCAGTGTTTATTTTCACCACGTTTCCGCAAGCCCAAGCGCTGATGAATTAG
- a CDS encoding extracellular solute-binding protein, whose amino-acid sequence MDRRSFLLGIAALSTTLSGCSSPNQAAFRIRLLKNSIPVQLPSQFRRQLTEFKDTPTDFKPENQLQTLFTALQAWKQQTGKAPERSLGLPFLPKQDAIPDLITIGDYWLSAAIRQQLIQPLDPNTWQLWQQLPDRFKQIVTRDNQGNLTRNSAQVWGAPYRWGATAIVYRTDIFRDRNLKPPQDWADLWREDLRGRIALLDQSRETIGLTLKKLGQSYNTPDLTKVPTLEAELAALNRQTRFYSSDSVLQSLLIDDVWMAVAWSTDILQAMKRNPTIAAVFPSSGTALFSDLWVRPATVPNSDKAVQSLLAQWISFCWQPTIAPQLSLLSQAASPILSTLNPAEFPAALRQNSLLVPPPESLDRSEFLAPLSDATIEQYRTLWAKVRRAV is encoded by the coding sequence ATGGATCGACGCAGTTTCTTACTCGGAATCGCAGCACTCAGCACAACGCTTAGCGGATGTAGTAGTCCCAATCAGGCAGCGTTCCGAATTCGCTTGCTAAAAAACTCGATCCCGGTTCAACTGCCGAGCCAATTTCGTAGACAGCTAACCGAGTTCAAAGATACGCCGACCGATTTCAAACCGGAAAATCAGCTACAAACGCTATTTACCGCTCTGCAAGCCTGGAAACAACAAACGGGTAAAGCACCGGAGCGCTCTCTCGGTCTGCCGTTTCTGCCGAAGCAAGACGCAATTCCGGATCTGATCACAATAGGCGATTATTGGCTTTCTGCTGCCATTCGCCAACAACTAATCCAACCGCTCGACCCGAACACCTGGCAACTTTGGCAGCAACTCCCCGATCGCTTCAAGCAAATTGTCACGCGCGACAATCAAGGCAATCTAACGCGCAATTCGGCTCAAGTCTGGGGCGCACCCTATCGCTGGGGTGCAACCGCGATCGTCTATCGCACCGATATCTTTCGCGATCGCAATCTCAAACCGCCGCAAGACTGGGCAGATCTTTGGCGTGAAGACTTACGCGGACGCATTGCGCTACTGGATCAATCCCGTGAAACGATCGGTCTTACGTTGAAAAAGCTCGGTCAATCCTACAACACACCCGACCTCACCAAAGTCCCAACGCTCGAAGCAGAACTCGCGGCGCTCAATCGCCAAACTCGGTTCTATAGCTCTGATTCCGTGCTGCAATCGCTGTTAATCGATGATGTCTGGATGGCGGTTGCTTGGTCTACTGATATCTTGCAAGCGATGAAACGTAATCCGACGATCGCCGCTGTTTTCCCCAGTTCGGGTACTGCACTCTTTAGCGATCTTTGGGTGCGTCCGGCGACCGTTCCCAACTCAGATAAAGCTGTGCAATCTTTACTCGCGCAGTGGATTAGCTTTTGTTGGCAACCGACGATCGCGCCGCAACTCTCCCTTCTGAGTCAAGCCGCATCTCCGATCTTATCGACCTTAAATCCTGCTGAGTTTCCCGCAGCACTACGGCAAAACTCCCTGTTAGTGCCACCCCCGGAATCGCTCGATCGCAGCGAATTCCTCGCACCCCTTAGCGATGCCACGATCGAGCAATATCGCACCCTTTGGGCTAAAGTCCGAAGGGCTGTCTAG